The Solanum lycopersicum chromosome 2, SLM_r2.1 DNA window TGAGAAGGTCCTGTATGTAGGGAGATGGGACCTTTAAGGCTTTGACTACTAAGCTAGGGTTGGTAACTCCATTTCAATGATAAAACGGGAATCTTGCTTATGTTATACAGTTCCAATAGGGCAGGATTAGtctgaaaattttcatattataactACAGTGCTGCTCTGTCAATGTTGGATAACTCAAACACATTTCTTCTTAATTCCGTTACAACATAGCAAGTATCATTCTTTATGCAGATAAAGGAAGAGAATTTGCTAGGGGAAGTGTACACAATATCAGACAAACTGAAGATGGAGAAAGACAAGAGGGACCGATCACTATCTGAGTTTGAAGGAACTTCAGACGTTGAAAATGTTAAGGATCTTATTAAAGGTAGTTATGGAACCACTGAGGGTGAAAATTTTTATGCATCACCCTTAGTTTCCAAGGCTGTTGAAGAAAATGGTAGTTCAGTGGAAGCCCCTGTATCAGTCAATACACCAAACAAATCAGATGAACAGATGTCCGGGAGTTCATTCCATCAGGAGGAAAAAGCAGAAGAGAAAAGAGTAGAAATCGTTTCTGCGGGAATACAGAATCCAAGTGAAGAGAGTGAAACATCTTGTGAAATGAACAATGTTGAGAAGAACACATCTATCCCCTTGACCGTCCGAGGAGATGTTAGCTCTGAAAAATATAAAACGGAGGGGGCAGACGCTGAAGCAATCAAATCACCTGGTGACGCTAACGATGAGAAAGTAGTCAAAGATGAGAATGACTACAATGGCGAtagaaatattttcatatcCCCCAATTCAGAGTGCCAAAGAGGAGAGGACGAGAAAAAAGAGACAGGAGATGGAGAGGGTGCTAGGAATGTGCTTTTTAACTCATTTGTTGATGTTGTAGAAGAAACCAGGTCAGATTATGCTGAATCAGATACGAGTGGGAAACATGGGGACAACTCAATCGAGAAGGTAAACCAAGATGTTGCTGACCATCCAGAAGTAGAGCAAAAAACTGAAGAActagaaattgaagaaaaaccAATTATTGAAGAGAAAACTAAAGAACCAATAGTTACGGAGAAACATGCAGGATCAGCGGTTGAAGAAAAACCTGAAGAACCAGCAGTTGAAGTAAAAACTGAAGAACCAGTTGTGCAAGAGAAACCTGAAGAAACAGAGGTTCAGGAGAAATTTGAAAGAACAATGGTTGAAGAGAAGCCCGAAGAACTAGTGGTTGAAGAAACACCAAAAGAACCAACACGGGAAAAAACATCCAAGgagttagagtttgaagaaaaaCCTGAGAAGGTAACTTTCTTGGAAAAGGTGAAGGACCAAGCACTGGCACAAAGTTTATCAATTGTATTAGTTATGTATGTGTAACAGTTCATATTTGCTTATCTACTGAAAGACTAACTGAAACTTCAAATTCTTTCTTGCAGAAAATCCAAGTTGTAGACTTGAACGACAAAAGTGAGAATGAACTTCCATGCAATACCAACAATGATGCTGCTAACTTTGCAGAATTTGAGGAACCAGCAGTTGAAGAAAAACCTGAAGAAGTACAGAAACCTGATTTACCCATGGTTAGGGAGAAATATGAAGAACCAATGGTTGAGGAAAAATCTGAAGAATCATTTGAGGAGAAAACTCAAAAACCAGAGGCTGGAGAGAAACCTGAAGAACCAACAGCTAAAGAAATACCTGAATATCTAGCAGAGGAGGAAATGCCTGAAGAGCTAGCCCTTGAAGAGAAACCTAGAGAACCAAAAGTTGAAGAGACGCTTGAAGTACTAGATGTTGAAGAGAAATCTGAAAAAAAAGCAATTATACAGGAGAAACCTGAAACGGAAGCTCTTCAGGAGAATGTGAGGATTAAACACTTTCACAAAATTTATCATCGTATTAGCTTTATATGCGTAACAAATTTACATCTGTTTTATCCGTTGAAAGACTAAATGAaacttcaattattatttttttgcagAATTCACCAATTGAACAGTCAAAGAACAAGACAGACAATGCAATTCAATGCAATACTGACAATGCTATTGCCGATCATGAATCAGTTGAGGAAAAAACTGAAGAAACAGTAGTTGAAAATAAACATGAAGAATTAACAATTGAAGAGAAATCTAAAGAGGCAGTGGTTATGAAAAAACCTGAACTGGTAGTTGAAGAGAAATCTGAAAAACCAGTAGCAGGAGAGGAACTTGAAGAACCATCGATTGAGGAGACACTAGAAGAACCAGCAGTTGAAGATAAACCTGAAAAACCAGTAACTGAAGAAGCACCTGAAGAACGAACACAGGAAGAAACACCAAATGAACAAGCATTTGAAGAGAAACATGAAAACCCAGTAACTGAAGAAGCACCTGAAGAACCAACACAGGAAGAATCACAGAAGGACCTAGCATTTGAGGAGAAACCAGCAGTTGAAGATGAGAAACCCAAAAAAGTATCTCTTTTGGAGAAGGTGAGGGTCAAGTATTATCAAGAAAATTATCCATCCTATTAATTATGTATGTCCAACAATTCATGTCTCGTTATCTCTTGAAAGACTAAGagaaacttcaatttcttcTTGCAGAAAATGCTAGTTGTAGACACTAAGGACAACACTGATAGTGATATTCCATCCAATACCAACAACGATGCTGCTTACTATCCAGAATCTGCGAAAAAAACCGGAGAACCAGCAGTTGAAGAAATACCTGAAACCCCAGTTTTTGAAGAGAAACGTGATGTATCAGAGACTAAAGAGAAACCTGAAGAACCAACGGTTGAGGAGAAACCTGAACCAACGGCTGAAGAGAAACCTAAGGAACCGACAGCGAAAGAAACACCTGAAGAGCTAGCAGGGAAGGAAACACATGAAGAACTAGCATTTGAAGAGAAACCTGAAGAACCAACTGTTGAAGACATACCTGAAAAACCAGCAGTAATGGAGGAGGAGAAACTTTTAACAGAAGGGCTTCTGGAGAAGGTGAAGATTAAACACTACCACAAAGTCTATCCATCATATTAGCTTTATATGTGCAATAAATTTACATCTGTTCATCTGTCAAAAGACTAAGtgaaacttcattttttttttgcagaatttGCCAATTGTAGACTCAAAGGACAAGATAGACGATGCAAATCCATGCAATACCACCAACAATGATATTGCTAACTATGCATCAGTTGAGGAAAAACCTGACGAACCAGTAATTGGAAAAACACATGAAGAATTAGCAATTGAAGATAAATCTGAAGAATCAGTTGTTTCGGAGAAGCTTGAAGAACTAATGGTTGCTGAACAACCGACAGTTGAAGAGAAACCTCAAAAACCAGCAGTTGGGGAGAAACATGAAGAACCAGCCGTTGAAGAGGAGAAACCTGAAAAAGTATGGGTCATGCACTATCACAAAGTTTATCCATTTTGTTAGTTATGTATGTACTGTGATTCACATCTGCTTCTATATTGGAAGGCAAAGTAAAACATTAAATTCATTTTGCAGAATATGCTAATTGTAGACTTGAACAACAAAACTGGTAGTGAAATTCCATGCAATGCCGGTAATGATGTTGCACACTTTTCAGACACCGAGGAAAATCCTGAAGAATCGGCATTTCAAGAAAAAACTGAAGAATCAGTCATTGAACAGCAACCTGATGTACCAGCAGTTAAGGAGAAACCTGAAGAACCAACACTTGAGGAGAAAACTGAAGTACTAGTTGAGGAGAAACCTCAAGAACCGGCGTCTAAAGAGAGACCTGAAGAAGCGGCAGCTAAAGAAACAGCTGAAGAGCTAGCAAAGGAGGAAGCACCTGAAGAACTAGCACTTGAAGAGAAACCTGAAGAATCAACAGTTGAAGAGACACCTGAAGAACTAGTTCTGGAAGAGAAAGATGAAAAAACAGCTATTAAAGAGAAGGAGCTTGTTAGAAAAGCTCTTCAGGAGAAGGTGAGGATTGAATACTGTCACAAAGTTAATCCACCATATAAGCTTTATATGTGCaacaaattaatatatgtttatCTATTTAAAGACAAAATGGAACTTTAAATTTTCTTGCAGAAATTGTCGATTGTAAACGCAGAGGATAATATAGACAATGCAATTCCATGCAATACCAACAATGACATTGCTGACTATGCATTAGTTgaggaaaaaattgaagaacCAGTAGTTGAAGAGAAATCTGAAGAATCAAGGATTTTGGAGAAATCAGAAGAACCTGCGGTTGAGAAAATTCCTGAACAGCCGACAATTGAAGAGAAACCTGAAAACCCAACAGTTGGAGGAGAAAAGCTTGAAGAACCATTGGTTGGAGAGACGACCGAAGAACCGACAATTGAGGAGAAACCTGAAAAAACAGCAACTGAAGAAACACCTAAGGAACCATCATTTGAAGAGAAACATGACGAACCAACCGTTGAAGAGGAGAAACCTGAAAAGGTAACTCTTTTGGAAAAGGTAAGGGTCAAGTACAATAACAAAGTTAGTACATTTTGTTAGTGATGCATGAACTGTAATTCACATGCTCTTTTTTTGAAAGGCTAAGTGaaacattaaatactatttGCAGGATATGCTAATTGTAGACTCGAAGACCAAAACTTGCAGTGAAATTCCATCCAACACCAATAATGATGTTGCTCACTCTCCAGACATCGAGAAAAACCCTGAAAAATTGgcagttgaaataaaaaatgaagaaccaGTCATTGAAGAGAAACCTGATGTACCAGCAGTTGAGGAGAAACCTGAAGAATCAAAATTTGAGGAGAAATCTGAAGTACCAGCTGAGGAGAAACCTCAAGAACCGGCGGCTGAAGAGAAACCTGAAAAAACAGTAGCTATAGGAACAGCTGAAGAACTAGCACTTGAAGGGAAACCTGAAGAACTAACGGTTGAAGATACATCTGAAGAGCTACTTGTCGAAGAGAAAGATGAAAAACCAGCAATTAAAGAGGAGGAACCTGAAACGGAAGCTCTTCAGGAGAAGGTGACAATTAACACTGTCACAAAGTTTATTCAGCATATTAACATTATAAGTGCAACGAATGTACATATGTTTTATCTATTAAAAGACTAAATGGAACTTCAAATTTTCTTGCAGAATTTGCCAATTGTAAACTCAAAGAACACAACAGACAATGCATATCCATACAATACCAACAATGACATTGCTGACTATGCATCAGTTGAGGAAAAAACTGAAGAGGCAGAAGTTGAAGAGATATCTGAAGAATCATCTATTGAAGAGAAATCTGAAGAATCAAGGGTTTTGGAGAAACCAGAAGAACCATCGGTTGAGAAAATACCTGAAAAACCGACAATCGAAGAGAAACCTGAAACATCAACCGTGGGAGAAAAGTTTGAAGAACCATCAGTTGAGGAGACGATCAAAGAACCAAAAATTGAGGAGAAACCTGAAAAACAAGTAACTGAAGAAACACCCAAGGAACTAGCGTTAGAAGAGATACATAAAGAACCAGCAATGAAAGAGGAGAAACCTGAAAAGGTAACTCTTTTGGAAAAGGTAAGGGTCAAGTACTATCACAAAGTTAATCCATTTTGTTAGTTATGCATGTACAGTGATTCACATGCTCTTCTTTTGAAAGGCTAAGTGAAACAATAAATTCTTTTTGCAGAATATGCTAATTGTGGACTCAAACACCAAAACTGGCAGTGAAATTCCATGCAATACCAATAATGATGATGCTCACTCCCCAGACATTGAGGAAAATCCTGAAGAATCGgcagttgaaataaaaaatgaagaactaGTCATTGAAGAGAAACCTGATGTACCAGCAGTTGAGGAGAAACCTCAAGAACCAACATTTGAGGAGAAATCTGAAGTACCAGCTGAGGAGAAACCTCAAGAACCTGCGACTGAAGAAAAACCTCAGGAACCGGCAGCTATAGAAACACCTGAACTAGCACTTGAAGAGAAACCTGAAGAACCAACGGTTGAAGATACATCTGAAGAGCTAGTTGTTGAAGAGAAAGATGAAAAGCCAGCAATTGAAGAGGAGGAACCTGAAATGGAAGCTCTTAAGGAGAAGGTGGGAATTAACACTCACAAAGTTTATTCAGCATACTAGCTTTATATGCGCACGAATTTACATATGTTTATCTATTGAAAGACTAAATGAAACTTCAAATATTCTTGCAGAATTTTCCAATTGTAAACTCAAAGAACACAATAGACAATGCAATTCCATGCAATACAAACAATGACATTGCTGACTTCACATCAGTTGAGGAAAAAACTGAAGAACCAATAGTTGAAGAGATATCTGAAGAATCGGCAATTGAAGAAAAATCTGAAGAATCAAGGGTTTCGGGGAAACCAGAAGAACCAGCGGTTGAGAAAATACCTGAACAACCGACAGTTGAAAAGAAACCTGAAAAACCAACCGTGGGAGAAGAGTTTGAATTACCATCAGTTGAGGAGACAATCGAAGAACCAAAAATCGAGGAGAAACCTGAAAAACAAGTAATTGAAGAAACACCCAAGGAACTAGCAGTTGAAGAGATGCATGAAGAAACAGCCGTGGAAGAGGAGAAACCTGAAAAGGTAACTCTTTCGGAAAAGGTAAGGGTCAAGCACTATCACAAAGTTAATCCATTTTGTTAGTTAGTATGTACTATGACTCACATCTGCGTCTTTATTGAAAGACTAAGTGAAACAATAAATTCTTTTTGCAGAATATGCTAATTGTAGACTCAACTGAAAAAACCGGCAGTGAAATCCCATGCAATACCAATAATGATGTTGAATACTCTCCAGACAGTGAGGAAAATCCTGAAGAATCGGCAGTTGAAGAAAAAACTGAAGAACCACTCATTGAAGAGAAACCTGATGTACCAGCTATTAAGGAGAAACCCAAAGAACCAACATTTGAGGAGAAATCTGAAGTACCAGTTGAGGAGAAACCTGAAGAACTAGAGATGACAGAGAAACCTGAAGAACCAGCGGCTATAGAAACACCTGAAGAGCTTGCAGGGCAGGAAATACCTGAAGAACTAGACCTTGAAGAGAAACCTGAAGAACCAACAGTTGAAGACACATCTGAAGAACTAGTTGTTGAAAAGAAAGATGAGAAACCAgcaattgaagaagaagaacctgAAACGGAAGCTCTTCAGGAGAAGGTGACAATTAAACACTGTCACAAATTATCCATCATATTAGCTTTATATGTGCAATGAATTTACATATGTTTAACTGTTGAAAGactaaataaaacttaaatttttcttgCATAATTTGTCAATTGTAAACTCAAAGGACAAGACAGACGATGCAATTCCATGCAATACCAACAACGACATTGCTGACTATGCATCAGCTGAGGAAAAAATTGAAGAGCCAGTAGTTGAAAATAAACATGAAGAACAAGCAATTGAAGAGAAATCAGAAGAAACAGCAATTCCGGAGAAGCCAGAAGAACCAGTGAATGAGAAAAAACCTGACTCTCTGGCAATTGAAGAGAAACCTAAAGAAACAACAGCGGAAAAGAAGCTTAAAGAACCATTGGTTGAGGAGATTGAGGAGAAACCTGCAAAACCAATAACTGAAGAAGCACCTGAAGAACCAAAATGGGAAGAAACACCTGACGGTCTATTATTTGAAGAGAGACCAGCACTTGAAGAGGAGACATCCAAAAAGGTAGCTCTTTTGGAAAAGGTGAGGGTCAAGCACTGTCACAAAGTTTATACATCTTATTAGTTATGTATGTACAATGATGCACATCTGCTTCTTCATTGATAGACTAAGTGAAACATTAAATTCTTTCGTAGAATTTGTTAGTTGTAGACTCAAACGACAAAACTGgcagtggaactccatgcaatacCAATAATGATGTTGCTCACCCTCCACAAGTTGAGGAAAATACTGAAGACTCAGTAGTTGAAGAAAAAACTGAAGAACCAGCTATTGAAGAGAAACTTGATGTACCAGTGGTTAAGGAGAAACCTGAAGAACCAGTGGTTGAGGAGGAACCTCAAGAACCAGCGGCTAAAGAAGCACCTGAAGAGCTAGAAGGGGAGGAAATACCTGAAGAATTAGCACTTGAAGAGAAAACTGAAGAACCAACGGTTGAAAAGACACCTAAAGAAATAATTGTTGAAGAGGAGAAACCTGAAACAGAAGCTCTTCTAGAGAAGGTTAGGATTAAGCATTGTCACAAAGTCTATTCATCAAATTAGCTGTATACGTGCAACGAATTTACAACGAATTTACATATGTTTATCTATTTAAATACTAAGTAGGACTCTAAATTTCTTGCAGAATTTGCCAATGGAAGACCCAAAGGACAAGATAGATAATGCAATTCCTTGCAATACCAACAATGATATTGCTGACTATGAATCCGTCGAGGAAAAACCTCAAGAACTAGTAGTTGAAAAAGAACATGATGAAACAATGATTGAAGAAGAATCTGAAGTATTGGCTGTTATGGAGAAGCCTGAAGAACCAGCGGTTGAGAAAAACCTTGAAGAACTGGCAGTTGAAGAAGAATGTGAAAAACCAACTGTGGAGGTGAAATTTGAAGAACCATCGGCTGAGGAGAAACTACAAGAACCAATGGTTGAAGTGAAACCTGAAAAGACAATAACTGAAGAGACACCCAAAGAATCAGCACGGGAAGAAACACCTAATGAACTAGCATGTGAAGAAAAAGCTGAAGAACCAGCAGTTGAAGAGGTGAAACCTGAAGAACCAACAGGTGAAGAAGAAAAACCTGAAAAGGTAACTCTTTTGGATATGGCAAGGATCAAGCACTGTCATAAAGTTCATCTGTCCTATTAGTTGTGTATGTACAACAATTTACATCTGCTCATCTATAAAAGACTAAGTGAAACTTCCAATTCTTATTACAGAATTTGCTAGTTGCAGACTCGAAGGAAAAAACTGACAGTAAAATTCCCTGCAATTCTAGCAATGATGCTGCTCAGTTTTTAGAAGATGATAA harbors:
- the LOC101259599 gene encoding uncharacterized protein isoform X4, which gives rise to MEYDAEIPEIKSIKEENLLGEVYTISDKLKMEKDKRDRSLSEFEGTSDVENVKDLIKGSYGTTEGENFYASPLVSKAVEENGSSVEAPVSVNTPNKSDEQMSGSSFHQEEKAEEKRVEIVSAGIQNPSEESETSCEMNNVEKNTSIPLTVRGDVSSEKYKTEGADAEAIKSPGDANDEKVVKDENDYNGDRNIFISPNSECQRGEDEKKETGDGEGARNVLFNSFVDVVEETRSDYAESDTSGKHGDNSIEKVNQDVADHPEVEQKTEELEIEEKPIIEEKTKEPIVTEKHAGSAVEEKPEEPAVEVKTEEPVVQEKPEETEVQEKFERTMVEEKPEELVVEETPKEPTREKTSKELEFEEKPEKVTFLEKKIQVVDLNDKSENELPCNTNNDAANFAEFEEPAVEEKPEEVQKPDLPMVREKYEEPMVEEKSEESFEEKTQKPEAGEKPEEPTAKEIPEYLAEEEMPEELALEEKPREPKVEETLEVLDVEEKSEKKAIIQEKPETEALQENNSPIEQSKNKTDNAIQCNTDNAIADHESVEEKTEETVVENKHEELTIEEKSKEAVVMKKPELVVEEKSEKPVAGEELEEPSIEETLEEPAVEDKPEKPVTEEAPEERTQEETPNEQAFEEKHENPVTEEAPEEPTQEESQKDLAFEEKPAVEDEKPKKVSLLEKKMLVVDTKDNTDSDIPSNTNNDAAYYPESAKKTGEPAVEEIPETPVFEEKRDVSETKEKPEEPTVEEKPEPTAEEKPKEPTAKETPEELAGKETHEELAFEEKPEEPTVEDIPEKPAVMEEEKLLTEGLLEKNLPIVDSKDKIDDANPCNTTNNDIANYASVEEKPDEPVIGKTHEELAIEDKSEESVVSEKLEELMVAEQPTVEEKPQKPAVGEKHEEPAVEEEKPEKNMLIVDLNNKTGSEIPCNAGNDVAHFSDTEENPEESAFQEKTEESVIEQQPDVPAVKEKPEEPTLEEKTEVLVEEKPQEPASKERPEEAAAKETAEELAKEEAPEELALEEKPEESTVEETPEELVLEEKDEKTAIKEKELVRKALQEKKLSIVNAEDNIDNAIPCNTNNDIADYALVEEKIEEPVVEEKSEESRILEKSEEPAVEKIPEQPTIEEKPENPTVGGEKLEEPLVGETTEEPTIEEKPEKTATEETPKEPSFEEKHDEPTVEEEKPEKVTLLEKDMLIVDSKTKTCSEIPSNTNNDVAHSPDIEKNPEKLAVEIKNEEPVIEEKPDVPAVEEKPEESKFEEKSEVPAEEKPQEPAAEEKPEKTVAIGTAEELALEGKPEELTVEDTSEELLVEEKDEKPAIKEEEPETEALQEKNLPIVNSKNTTDNAYPYNTNNDIADYASVEEKTEEAEVEEISEESSIEEKSEESRVLEKPEEPSVEKIPEKPTIEEKPETSTVGEKFEEPSVEETIKEPKIEEKPEKQVTEETPKELALEEIHKEPAMKEEKPEKVTLLEKNMLIVDSNTKTGSEIPCNTNNDDAHSPDIEENPEESAVEIKNEELVIEEKPDVPAVEEKPQEPTFEEKSEVPAEEKPQEPATEEKPQEPAAIETPELALEEKPEEPTVEDTSEELVVEEKDEKPAIEEEEPEMEALKEKNFPIVNSKNTIDNAIPCNTNNDIADFTSVEEKTEEPIVEEISEESAIEEKSEESRVSGKPEEPAVEKIPEQPTVEKKPEKPTVGEEFELPSVEETIEEPKIEEKPEKQVIEETPKELAVEEMHEETAVEEEKPEKVTLSEKNMLIVDSTEKTGSEIPCNTNNDVEYSPDSEENPEESAVEEKTEEPLIEEKPDVPAIKEKPKEPTFEEKSEVPVEEKPEELEMTEKPEEPAAIETPEELAGQEIPEELDLEEKPEEPTVEDTSEELVVEKKDEKPAIEEEEPETEALQEKDKTDDAIPCNTNNDIADYASAEEKIEEPVVENKHEEQAIEEKSEETAIPEKPEEPVNEKKPDSLAIEEKPKETTAEKKLKEPLVEEIEEKPAKPITEEAPEEPKWEETPDGLLFEERPALEEETSKKVALLEKNLLVVDSNDKTGSGTPCNTNNDVAHPPQVEENTEDSVVEEKTEEPAIEEKLDVPVVKEKPEEPVVEEEPQEPAAKEAPEELEGEEIPEELALEEKTEEPTVEKTPKEIIVEEEKPETEALLEKNLPMEDPKDKIDNAIPCNTNNDIADYESVEEKPQELVVEKEHDETMIEEESEVLAVMEKPEEPAVEKNLEELAVEEECEKPTVEVKFEEPSAEEKLQEPMVEVKPEKTITEETPKESAREETPNELACEEKAEEPAVEEVKPEEPTGEEEKPEKNLLVADSKEKTDSKIPCNSSNDAAQFLEDDKNPEKPAAVKKLVIEEKLDIPAIMEKPEEPTIEEKSEEPVEEKPKEPTVEEKLEEPTTKETHEELAGEEAPEELPLEQKPEEPIVGETSEEIAFEEKHDKPAIEEEKPEMETFLEKNMPIIDSKDKNDSEILGNSNNDVAYYPTVEDKAEVQVVKEKHEKQVIEEKCEEPAVDEKTDEPAVTEKPEEPPAVEKETEEQVLEEKLEEPTVEKSEEPVVEETPEDLAVEKNLEKLVTEEKPEKNMSAIDSNGKTDTETACDNNIDVADYPAVEEKTEEPMVEEKHEEPIVEDKAEEPVTNEKLQKLAIAETLEEQARAETPEDLTIEEKPNKPAVDEIPGELAIEQKSEKQVVETVTLLEKNMPDMDSSRSTDKINGEILCNDNSDVSDYPAVEEKHEEIVIGEKYEDLAPKDKLKEPVVSEKVEELMVEETPEKLVVEEKLDETAAGEETVDKPAPEETPDKQVAEEKHEEVAVEEKLEKAAAEKVTSLEKQNKHVVDSNDKTGNEISCNTNNDIAEIEDETENSAVEEKLKESTVEEKPEELAIEEKLEEPETPDKPAVEGTPEKLVDEKPQEISCNNNEVEETPEDSAVEEKPVESTVEQKPEEPVVGEKLEESKVEEKPKEPAVEEKSDKPVIEGTLEEPAAKETPEQPMIEQTPQEPEVQEKPKEPTAQEKLEEPAIDEKLEEPTVEEKPEEPAVREKSKQPAVDEKLEEPAAIGENPEELAVEGKPEEPAVEVTPKPKIEEKPQESVIEEQSQEPEVKETPEEPVVKETHEELAVEKKPEELATEEQVVDQKLEEPTVEVKPEEATVQEPAVDEKHEEPSVEEKPEESAVEKFEEPTIKEKPEEPEDPAVKEIPEELAVKEKLEEPIIEEKPKEPPIDEEPKKQNREETQAATERIDESQTHIIEKEEGLIGKQAERFVKETAQPCKEVETEIKELKDIDAGDESNNNALQKEEMTLDELPTSVKQEMAANNYEEGKVVSEIPNQENVRQANLTTEEANDARGAENVTELSSEEMRVEDCTNKVESSDFGLQNHHKYTDADKLELQNREIDISYILDTPIEKETNGRNSEKISESTEELIHQTFEISEENKAAVVTGTNMLQSCAGPQEQLKHQLAELGEEKQAGGIADTNTEKPYIAPVQEIINKSETEDISSADCLEEENSLRTNQEKLKEGENSEVKTDENIDRGDEFQSIMMLKGVEKDDHKQHIKHNTCAVMDTEEQNEDSPAGEQTSKKLEGLEKVDIDDNNNINHQRTETNLSEEATESKSECVAMEIKTPIKEEEQEEDLRETTGEDSSNNTTQVQKEEETTMSEPERKSLEPFGSERKTAAGFGEMITCNETKVTEHFTSLKSVTVSEKEMDDMVSNESNTTKQIQEQAAYPLLTLEREETIPTSSTDANGTPKDSITPHVELGAEAKNIQYMQEKCKISETEQHQENYENKKEVECDSKEVPEESISRETQAKATLSDLVHVSTKEASKIEEDFAEEREGSDREEEGIQKTRDESSSEDPVIVEISKDADIKVPPKKHQNILSGVGSKVKHSIAKVKKAITGKSSQTKPSSPK